Within Schumannella luteola, the genomic segment GCCGAGGCGTTCGATGGCCTCGGGGCTCGGGCCGATCCAGGTGATGCCGGCGGCGATCACGGCGCGGGCGAAGTCGGCGTTCTCAGCGAGGAAGCCGTACCCGGGGTGGATCGCGTCGGCGCCGGAGCGTCGGGCGACGGAGAGGATCTTGTCGATCACCAGGTAGGTGTCGGCGCTCGTGGTGCCGCCGAGGGCGTAGGCCTCGTCGGCGAGCTTGACGTGACGGGCGTCGCGATCCTGGTCGGCGTAGACGGCGACGGACCCGAGTCCGGCGTCCCGCGCGGCCCGGATGACCCGGACTGCGATCTCTCCACGGTTAGCGACGAGGACCTTCGTGATGGGCGCCATGACTAACGAGCCTATTCACACCTTCGGGGGGCGTGGTTGTCGCACCGCCACAAAACCCGATCCCGGCCCTGTGAGGAGTCGGACAAGCGGCCGGGTCGGCGGGAGTCTCAGGCGCGGTTCCAGAGCTCGGGCCAGGCGACGCCGAGGCGGCCCGCGAGGCGGCGCAGCAGGGGGATGCTGAGCCCGATCACGGTCGACGGGTCGCCGACCACGCGGTCGATGAAGGCGGCGCCGCGGCCGTCGATCGTGAACGCGCCCGCGACCTTCAGCGGCTCGCCGGTCGCGACGTAGGCGTCGATCTCGGCCTCGGTCAGGTCGCCCGAGAAGTGCACCTCGGCCTGGGAGTGCTCGCCCACCGCATCCACGACCCGTCCGTCGCGCAGGGCGATGAGCCAGTGCCCGGAGTGCAGCACCCCGACCCCGCCGACGCCGTCGTGCCCGCGGTAGGCGAGCCAGCGCTCGCGCGCCCGCTCGGGCAGGTGCGGCTTGCCGTAGATCGTGCCGCCGAAGGCGAACGCCGAGTCGCCGCCGAAGATCAGGGCGTCGCCGGAGGTGTCGGCGTCAGCGCCGGCGGAGCGCGCCGCGCTGTCGGATCCGGCCGGGTAGCCGGACCCGTCGGCAGCGCCGGGGGAGAGCCGGCCGCCGTCGGCACCGTCGGCACCGTCTGCAGTGCCGCGCATGGCAGCCAGCGCATCCTCGACATCGCGCACGACCGCCTCGGCCTTCAGCCGGGCGAGCAGCTGCACCATGTCGGCGGGAGCGAGCGGCCCGTCGCGCTGCTCGCGCTCGGCGACGGCGGCCTCCTCGTCCACTCCGGGCGCGATCGCGAGGGGCTCGATTCCGGCGGCGTTCAGCGTGGCGAGCCGGGCCGGGGAGGTCGAGGCGAGGAACAGGCGCATCAAGCGCTCCTATGCTCGTCGTGATGAATGACAAGGCCAGCACGTCGAAGCAGGATCAGATCGGCCGTGAGGTCGAGCTCGAGGCTACCAACATGGCCCACGGCGGCATCGCCGTCGCGCGCCTGGACGGGCGGGTCGTGTTCGTGCCCGACACGATCCCCGGCGAGCGCGTGCTCGCCCGCATCACCGAGCAGAAGAAGAGCTTCCTGCGCGCCGAGACGCTCAGCGTGATCGAGGCGAGCGAGCACCGTCAGCCGCACATCTGGGAGGCGGCCTCGCTCGAGCGCACGCCCGCGAAGCGCGCCGGCGGCGCCGACTACGGCCACATCACGCCCGAGCACCAGCGTGCGCTCAAGGCCTTCGTGATCGCCGATTCGCTCAAGCGGATGGCGCGCATCGACCGCGAGGTCGAGGTCGAGAAGGTCGCCGGGCCCGACGACGGAACCGGATGGCGCACCCGCGTGCGGCTGCACGTCGGCGAGCGCGGCAACCTCGGCCCGATGGCGTCGCGCTCGAACAAGGTCGTCTATGTGCCCGACCTGCCGCTCGCGACGCCGGGCGTGCAGGAGACGGCGCCGCTGCGCGAGGAGTTCGCGCCCGAGATCGGCACGGTCGACGTGATCGAGCCGAGCGGCGCCGGCGGCGCGCGCCTGATCATCGGCGAGCAGTCGCCCTCGATGATCACCGAGGTCGTCGGCGACCGCGAGTTCGTGCTCGACGACAACGGCTTCTGGCAGGTGCACCGCAGCGCTGCGACCGTGCTGACCGAAGCCGTGCAGAGCGCGATCGACCCCGAGCTCTTCGACCCGAAGGCCGCGAACCTCGACCTCTACGGCGGCGTCGGCCTGCTCGCGGCGGCCGTCGGCGACCGCTTCGGCTCGGGCGTGCGCATCACGAGCGTCGAGTCGGAGGAGCGCGCGACCGAGCACGCGAGTGAGAACCTCGCCGACTGGCTCGGCGCGAGCGCGGTGACGGGCAAGGTCGAGCACTGGGTGCGCTCGCTCGCCGACTGGTCGCCGAACGAGAAGGCGCGTCTGGCTGCGGCCACCGTCATCCTCGACCCGCCGCGCGCCGGCGCCGGCAAGCAGGTCGTGGAGGCGCTCGCCGCGGTCGGCCCCGCGCAGCTCGTCTACGTGGCCTGCGACCCGGTCGCCTTCGCCCGCGACGCCGCGCTGCTGGCCGAGCACGGCTACGAGCTCGGCGCCCTGCGCGCCTTCGATCTGTTCCCGAACACGCACCACGTCGAGACGGTCGGCACCTTCCGCCGCGTCTGAGCGGCCGGGATGCCGGGGGTCGCGGACGCCGAGCACCGCGACCTGAGCGCAGATCGCGTCCCCGTCACGCGGTGACGTCATCCTGATCGCGGCGACCCCGCGGGCTACCATGAGCGGCGGGGCGTACCGGCCCCGACGACCGGGGGTGGAATGAGCGCGCAGATCGTGGATGCAGGCATCTCAAGCGAGCAGGGCACCCGGGCGGTGCGCGTCGCCGTCGTCGACGACCACGAGTCGGTGCGGCTGGGCCTCAAGGCCGCCTTCTCCGACCGGGGCTACGACTTCGTGCTCGCCGCGTCGAACGTCGACGAGCTCATCGGCGGCCTCAGCGGCCGCGAGGTCGACGTGACCGTGCTCGACCTGTCGCTCGGCGACGGCTCGAGCGTGACCGAGAACGTCAAGCGCGTGCAGGCGGCCGGCTCGGCCGT encodes:
- a CDS encoding Maf family protein, with product MRLFLASTSPARLATLNAAGIEPLAIAPGVDEEAAVAEREQRDGPLAPADMVQLLARLKAEAVVRDVEDALAAMRGTADGADGADGGRLSPGAADGSGYPAGSDSAARSAGADADTSGDALIFGGDSAFAFGGTIYGKPHLPERARERWLAYRGHDGVGGVGVLHSGHWLIALRDGRVVDAVGEHSQAEVHFSGDLTEAEIDAYVATGEPLKVAGAFTIDGRGAAFIDRVVGDPSTVIGLSIPLLRRLAGRLGVAWPELWNRA
- a CDS encoding class I SAM-dependent RNA methyltransferase, whose protein sequence is MNDKASTSKQDQIGREVELEATNMAHGGIAVARLDGRVVFVPDTIPGERVLARITEQKKSFLRAETLSVIEASEHRQPHIWEAASLERTPAKRAGGADYGHITPEHQRALKAFVIADSLKRMARIDREVEVEKVAGPDDGTGWRTRVRLHVGERGNLGPMASRSNKVVYVPDLPLATPGVQETAPLREEFAPEIGTVDVIEPSGAGGARLIIGEQSPSMITEVVGDREFVLDDNGFWQVHRSAATVLTEAVQSAIDPELFDPKAANLDLYGGVGLLAAAVGDRFGSGVRITSVESEERATEHASENLADWLGASAVTGKVEHWVRSLADWSPNEKARLAAATVILDPPRAGAGKQVVEALAAVGPAQLVYVACDPVAFARDAALLAEHGYELGALRAFDLFPNTHHVETVGTFRRV